A portion of the Sabethes cyaneus chromosome 3, idSabCyanKW18_F2, whole genome shotgun sequence genome contains these proteins:
- the LOC128739330 gene encoding uncharacterized protein LOC128739330 — protein MALGGASKMNTLREYVKVGLKKVATDNGFSEGKYRIAFENWSNRGDGFMGNMFPALIRQDGVEDLKVLVKDMPKTVPRRKHAIGMFEREALMFNNVLPAWKTFQAERGLFEKAGFWHAPECYYAHCDPDKLEGVIIMEDLRETNFRMLNKLQAVNEDHVRLLMEKLGKMHALSFAMRDQAPEQFETFKKLIDPSKVLIAKDKNRSTEKIFAEMFDRAIQCLDSQADADVIKRMKKLEGKLIEQYLECVDASKVDPYAAVTHGDCSGTNVMYSYIGNDPKPTNIRLIDWQLSRYVSPVLDLSQFMFISTNAELRGVKYEPLIRAHYQSLCAYLKRLGSNPERLYPADIYQGQWNKYGRFGMIMGLIQVPMMCTSPEDLPDMDEFIEKADAGDADVSFQFAAKGESLKLYQSRIRGMLRDAARFGYLND, from the exons ATGGCCTTGGGAGGTGCATCGAAGATGAACACGCTTCGCGAATACGTGAAGGTTGGCCTCAAAAAGGTGGCCACCGATAACGGGTTCAGCGAGGGCAAATATCGGATCGCGTTCGAAAACTGGTCCAACCGGGGCGACGGATTTATGGGCAATATGTTCCCCGCGTTGATCCGTCAAGATGGCGTCGAGGATCTAAAGGTGCTGGTGAAGGATATGCCGAAAACCGTGCCCCGTCGAAAGCATGCCATCGGGATGTTCGAGCGGGAAGCTTTGATGTTTAATAATGTTCTGCCGGCGTGGAAAACGTTTCAGGCCGAAAGAGGACTGTTCGAAAAGGCTGGTTTCTGGCATGCTCCCGAGTGTTACTATGCGCACTGCGACCCAGACAAACTGGAGGGTGTGATCATAATGGAAGATTTGCGGGAGACAAACTTCCGCATGTTGAATAAACTGCAAGCGGTGAACGAGGATCACGTTCGGCTGCTGATGGAGAAGCTGGGGAAAATGCATGCCCTTTCGTTTGCGATGAGAGATCAGGCACCGGAACAGTTTGAGACTTTTAAAAAACTGATCGACCCCAGTAAGGTGCTGATTGCCAAAGATAAGAATAGAAGCACCGAAAAAATATTTGCGGAAATGTTCGATCGGGCAATTCAGTGTCTGGATAGCCAGGCGGATGCGGACGTGATCAAACGGATGAAAAAATTGGAAGGAAAATTAATCGAACAGTATCTTGAATGCGTGGACGCTTCCAAGGTAGATCCGTATGCGGCCGTCACCCACGGGGACTGCTCGGGCACCAATGTGATGTACAGTTACATAGGAAAT GATCCAAAACCAACGAACATCCGGCTGATCGATTGGCAATTGAGTCGCTACGTGTCACCGGTTCTGGACCTGTCCCAGTTTATGTTCATTAGCACCAACGCGGAACTGCGCGGTGTTAAATACGAACCGCTGATCCGTGCCCATTATCAGTCGCTGTGCGCTTATCTGAAGCGATTGGGCAGTAACCCGGAGCGTCTGTATCCCGCCGATATCTACCAAGGACAGTGGAACAAGTACGGCCGGTTCGGCATGATCATGGGATTGATTCAGGTGCCGATGATGTGCACGTCACCGGAGGATTTGCCCGACATGGACGAGTTCATCGAGAAGGCGGATGCCGGCGACGCGGACGTTAGCTTTCAGTTCGCCGCCAAGGGCGAATCGCTGAAGCTGTATCAGAGCCGGATACGCGGAATGCTTCGCGATGCTGCCAGGTTTGGGTATCTGAACGATTAG